A genomic window from Montipora capricornis isolate CH-2021 chromosome 8, ASM3666992v2, whole genome shotgun sequence includes:
- the LOC138059712 gene encoding uncharacterized protein, producing MLLLFETLFASALLFSFGCNAFLQKDTSCDSRVFALKPDHTLQNHVIVTSLVHDEFECQLSCLSNDTCESFNVLPNKPSHNRICELNNATRHDKPKDLKWKKGSSHYSPVQGSCVTSLSDSEMQANNGKCHPDYKGKKCLTPKLGKYSHLPAHSCKHIRDSGDSRGGGEYWIDPEKTGKPMKVFCDMTTNEANLRRYSHLPAHSCKHIRDYGDSREDGEYWIDPEKTGKPMKVFCDMTTNEGGWLLVFNVVVEDSKSLPTIAAQDSYRKIDTFRSNALFLTNNALNELRKFLAFTQMRFHCHKPGKRTFHVATIINSTGEAVIQFFTGQTIQMPTSCGSFIPLPDDNSILAGECAKWGKENENFYVGKWSYQGYKELRTILAVIERKANWLILTTRWECDDFVWPSNPAPPAGSFWKIYVR from the exons ATGTTACTGCTTTTCGAAACTCTTTTTGCCTCGGCTCTTCTGTTTTCTTTCGGATGCAACGCCTTCCTACAAAAAGATACATCCTGTGACAGCCGCGTCTTTGCATTAAAACCTG ATCATACTCTACAAAATCACGTCATAGTAACAAGCCTTGTTCATGACGAGTTTGAGTGTCAGCTGTCATGTCTCTCAAACGACACATGTGAATCATTTAATGTTCTTCCTAATAAGCCCAGTCATAATCGCATTTGTGAGTTGAACAACGCTACACGACATGATAAACCTAAGGACTTGAAATGGAAAAAAGGATCATCACATTATAGCCCTGTCCAG GGATCTTGTGTCACAAGTCTTAGTGATTCTGAAATGCAAGCCAACAACGGCAAGTGTCATCCAgattacaaaggaaaaaaatgcctCACTC CTAAACTTGGAAAGTACTCTCATCTTCCTGCTCATTCCTGCAAACACATCAGGGACTCTGGCGATTCTAGAGGGGGCGGAGAGTACTGGATCGACCCTGAGAAAACTGGGAAGCCAATGAAGGTCTTCTGTGACATGACAACCAACGAAG CTAATCTTAGAAGGTACTCTCATCTTCCTGCTCATTCCTGCAAACACATCCGGGACTATGGCGATTCTAGAGAAGACGGAGAGTACTGGATCGACCCTGAGAAAACTGGGAAGCCAATGAAGGTCTTCTGTGACATGACAACCAACGAAG GAGGCTGGCTTCTTGTTTTCAACGTTGTAGTTGAAGACTCAAAATCGCTACCCACAATTGCAGCTCAAGACTCGTATCGCAAGATCGACACTTTTCgaagcaacgctttgtttctcaCAAATAACGCTCTCAACGAGCTACGAAAGTTCTTGGCCTTCACGCAAATGCGATTTCACTGCCACAAGCCAGGGAAACGTACTTTTCATGTGGCTACGATAATCAACAGCACTGGTGAAGCTGTGATTCAGTTCTTCACAGGACAAACAATACAAATGCCAACATCGTGTGGGTCCTTCATACCACTGCCAGATGACAATTCCATCCTCGCAGGTGAATGCGCCAAGTGgggaaaagaaaacgagaactTTTATGTTGGAAAATGGTCGTATCAAGGCTATAAGGAACTGAGGACAATTCTTGCAGTGATAGAAAGGAAAGCTAACTGGCTTATACTCACAACAAGATGGGAATGTGACGATTTTGTGTGGCCAAGTAACCCCGCTCCCCCCGCTGGTagcttttggaaaatatatgTTCGTTAA